A stretch of the Nosocomiicoccus ampullae genome encodes the following:
- the hutH gene encoding histidine ammonia-lyase yields MTILKLNGSDLSIDLIKRFLEEKDSTVEITEDAYARVKSSRQIVENIINDGQTIYGITTGFGLFSDVLISKEKTAQLQTNLIRSHAVGVGNHLNETTALLMMILRLNTMLKGHSGVRVELVEQLKTFINKRIIPVIPEQGSLGASGDLAPLSHMALPLIGEGEVFKDGNIVKTRQVLKELSIEPIELAAKEGLALINGTQAMTAIGTITYIESEKLMEDSLWISSLTLQSLRGIIDAFDEKIHRARGYDEQIYVAKKMKEYLENSQLTTHQGELRVQDAYSLRCIPQVHGASFQTLKYVKEKLEIEMNAANDNPLIFNEREVYSGGNFHGQPIAISMDLLKIGVAEIANISERRIERLVNPDLNDGLPAFLSPEEGLQSGAMILQYMAASLVSENKTLAHPASVDSIPSSGNQEDHVSMGTIGARHARDIVKNVRYVLATELFIALSAVEIRGSDKLSPKTKEKFDEYHQIVDFINQDRKFSDDIKHLADALAFV; encoded by the coding sequence GTGACTATTTTAAAATTAAATGGAAGCGATTTATCTATTGATTTAATTAAGCGCTTTTTAGAAGAAAAAGACTCCACTGTTGAAATTACAGAAGATGCTTATGCTCGTGTTAAATCATCAAGGCAGATTGTAGAAAACATTATTAACGATGGACAAACAATCTACGGAATCACAACTGGATTTGGATTATTCAGTGACGTTTTAATATCAAAAGAAAAAACAGCACAACTTCAAACGAATTTAATTCGTTCGCATGCAGTGGGGGTTGGAAATCATTTAAATGAAACGACTGCTCTACTTATGATGATTTTACGTCTAAATACAATGTTAAAAGGTCATTCGGGGGTTCGTGTCGAACTTGTCGAACAGTTAAAAACATTTATTAATAAACGTATTATTCCAGTAATTCCTGAACAAGGGTCATTAGGTGCTTCAGGAGACCTTGCCCCTCTTTCACATATGGCATTACCGCTCATAGGTGAAGGAGAAGTGTTTAAAGATGGTAATATTGTTAAAACAAGACAAGTTTTAAAAGAATTATCAATCGAACCGATTGAGCTTGCTGCAAAAGAAGGCCTCGCTTTAATCAATGGCACACAAGCAATGACAGCAATAGGAACTATTACATATATCGAATCAGAGAAGTTGATGGAGGACAGTTTATGGATTTCATCATTAACTCTTCAAAGCTTACGCGGTATTATTGACGCATTTGATGAAAAAATCCACCGAGCACGTGGCTATGATGAGCAAATTTACGTAGCAAAAAAGATGAAAGAGTACTTAGAAAACTCACAGCTTACGACACATCAAGGTGAATTACGTGTTCAAGATGCATATTCACTTCGTTGTATACCTCAAGTACATGGTGCGAGTTTTCAAACACTAAAGTATGTTAAAGAAAAATTAGAAATAGAAATGAACGCAGCAAATGATAATCCGTTAATTTTTAATGAGCGAGAAGTATACTCTGGTGGGAACTTTCATGGTCAGCCAATTGCGATTTCAATGGACTTATTAAAAATCGGTGTTGCTGAAATTGCAAATATCTCAGAAAGACGTATCGAACGTTTAGTTAATCCGGATTTAAATGATGGCTTACCTGCATTTTTAAGCCCTGAAGAAGGTCTTCAATCTGGTGCAATGATTTTACAATATATGGCAGCGAGCTTAGTTTCAGAAAACAAAACACTCGCCCACCCAGCGTCTGTCGACTCAATTCCATCAAGCGGAAACCAAGAGGATCACGTATCAATGGGAACAATTGGCGCAAGACATGCACGAGATATTGTGAAAAATGTACGATATGTACTTGCAACAGAGTTATTTATCGCGTTAAGTGCAGTAGAAATCCGCGGATCAGACAAACTATCACCAAAGACGAAAGAAAAATTCGACGAATATCATCAAATTGTGGACTTTATTAATCAAGATCGCAAATTTTCAGATGATATTAAACATCTAGCAGATGCCCTAGCTTTTGTGTAA
- a CDS encoding YjiH family protein, producing the protein MDQQESKKIWRFFVYSLIGIFIFFIPITIGEKNSIILDHLVSFIRMTFADIEMYYTWVVIIVGAILPFILKQTKTISDKIFTGIKLFGLVIGTMVVFNFGPSVVLQDNIGKFLYNSLAINLSILIPIGGALLALVVDYGLLIFMGVLLEPIMRPIFRTPGRSAIDAVASFVGSYSIGLLITSRVYKEGLYSKRESLIIATGFSTVSVTFMIVIANTLDMMDHWLLYFWWTLIITFLVTAISVRIPPISTEKDEFYGGVNKNVVERFDTNRFQYAWYKTKQASFEFETLGKSIWKNFFDALRMMTSIVPSILAIGFIGLVLAEYTPIIHWLSFIFYPVLFFWPIDNIALIADAATISLIEMFLPVLLVTEAALQTKFIVAVVSVSAIIFLSGLVPAILSTDLKISFWKLMVIWFIRVALTLIITIPISILLF; encoded by the coding sequence ATGGATCAACAAGAATCAAAAAAGATTTGGCGTTTTTTTGTCTATAGTTTAATCGGTATATTCATTTTTTTCATACCAATTACGATTGGGGAAAAGAATTCTATTATACTCGATCACTTAGTATCTTTCATTCGTATGACATTCGCGGATATTGAAATGTACTATACATGGGTAGTAATTATAGTCGGGGCGATATTGCCTTTTATATTAAAACAGACAAAAACGATTTCAGATAAGATTTTTACTGGTATCAAACTGTTTGGACTCGTTATTGGAACTATGGTGGTATTTAATTTTGGACCGAGTGTTGTACTTCAAGATAATATCGGAAAGTTTCTATATAACTCGCTCGCAATTAACTTAAGCATTTTAATACCAATTGGTGGCGCGCTACTCGCGTTAGTAGTTGATTATGGATTACTTATTTTTATGGGTGTTTTACTTGAACCAATTATGCGACCGATTTTTAGAACACCTGGTAGGTCAGCAATTGATGCTGTTGCTTCATTTGTTGGAAGCTATTCTATCGGACTATTAATCACAAGTCGTGTCTATAAAGAAGGACTCTACTCTAAACGTGAATCACTCATTATCGCGACAGGGTTTTCAACAGTTTCTGTAACTTTTATGATTGTTATCGCAAATACGTTAGATATGATGGACCACTGGCTACTCTACTTCTGGTGGACATTAATTATTACGTTTTTAGTGACGGCAATTTCTGTGAGGATTCCTCCAATTTCTACAGAAAAAGATGAATTTTATGGTGGTGTCAATAAAAACGTTGTTGAACGCTTTGATACAAATCGATTTCAATATGCTTGGTATAAAACTAAACAAGCCTCATTTGAATTTGAAACACTCGGAAAATCGATTTGGAAAAATTTTTTCGATGCATTACGTATGATGACATCAATTGTACCGTCGATACTAGCGATTGGTTTTATCGGACTTGTATTAGCAGAATATACACCAATTATTCACTGGTTATCATTTATTTTTTACCCAGTATTATTTTTCTGGCCGATTGACAATATTGCTTTAATTGCAGATGCTGCGACAATCTCACTTATTGAAATGTTCTTACCAGTACTACTTGTTACTGAAGCGGCACTTCAAACGAAATTTATTGTGGCAGTTGTATCGGTATCTGCAATTATTTTCTTATCTGGTTTAGTACCAGCGATTTTAAGTACAGATTTAAAAATTTCATTTTGGAAACTTATGGTTATTTGGTTCATTCGTGTGGCACTTACATTAATCATTACAATACCAATATCCATATTACTATTTTAA
- the hutU gene encoding urocanate hydratase, with amino-acid sequence MSRNIRAKKGLEIECKGWEQEAALRMLYNNLDPEVAEHPEDLVVYGGIGKAARNWEAFDAIVDTLRELEDDETMLVQSGKPVAVFKTHDEAPRVLISNSVIVPKWANWNHFNELDKKGLIMYGQMTAGSWIYIGSQGIVQGTYESFAELANQHYGGTLKGTITLTAGLGGMGGAQPLAVSFCEGVSINVEVDKSRIEKRIETGYCDVMIEDLDEALKVAEEARDEGRNLSIGLLGNAAEILPKILNSDTRIDVVTDQTSAHDPLNGYVPKDYSLEEARKLRKENPEKYVELSTASIATHVEAMLGFKEKGAIVFDYGNNIRQVAYDYGVKNAFDFGGFVPLFIRPLFCEGKGPFRFAALSGDPKDIEAADKKMRELFPDNEKLIRWLDMAEERIHFQGLPSRIAWLGYGERAKMGLALNEMVRSGEISAPIVIGRDHLDSGSVASPNRETESMKDGSDTVGDWAILNALINTAAGGSWISFHHGGGVGMGYSLHAGMVVVADGTDKAAKRLERVLTTDPGMGVVRHVDAGYDIAIETAKKNNMNIPMLKENR; translated from the coding sequence ATGTCAAGAAATATTCGAGCTAAAAAAGGTTTAGAAATTGAGTGTAAAGGATGGGAACAAGAAGCGGCTTTACGCATGTTATACAATAACTTAGATCCTGAAGTTGCGGAGCATCCAGAAGATTTAGTTGTTTACGGTGGAATTGGTAAGGCAGCACGTAACTGGGAAGCGTTTGATGCAATTGTTGATACGTTAAGAGAATTAGAAGACGATGAAACAATGCTTGTTCAGTCAGGTAAACCAGTTGCGGTATTTAAAACACACGATGAAGCACCACGTGTACTTATTTCAAACTCAGTCATCGTACCTAAATGGGCAAATTGGAATCACTTTAACGAACTTGATAAAAAAGGATTAATAATGTACGGTCAAATGACTGCAGGATCTTGGATTTATATCGGATCTCAGGGGATTGTTCAAGGTACGTATGAATCATTTGCAGAACTCGCAAATCAGCATTACGGGGGTACCTTAAAGGGTACGATTACTTTAACTGCTGGTCTCGGAGGTATGGGTGGTGCACAGCCACTAGCTGTATCGTTTTGTGAAGGTGTATCAATTAACGTAGAAGTTGATAAATCGAGAATTGAAAAACGTATCGAGACTGGTTACTGTGACGTCATGATTGAGGACTTAGACGAGGCATTAAAAGTCGCTGAAGAAGCGAGAGATGAAGGACGTAATTTATCTATTGGATTATTAGGTAATGCAGCGGAAATTTTACCTAAAATTTTAAATAGTGATACGAGAATAGATGTCGTCACAGACCAAACAAGTGCACATGATCCGTTAAACGGCTATGTACCTAAGGACTATTCACTAGAAGAAGCAAGAAAACTACGTAAAGAAAACCCTGAAAAGTATGTAGAGTTATCTACAGCATCAATCGCTACACATGTTGAAGCGATGCTTGGATTTAAGGAGAAAGGTGCGATTGTCTTTGATTACGGAAATAACATTCGTCAGGTTGCGTATGATTATGGTGTGAAAAATGCATTTGACTTTGGAGGGTTCGTGCCACTATTCATTCGACCGTTATTCTGTGAAGGTAAAGGACCATTTAGATTTGCTGCTTTATCAGGAGACCCTAAAGATATTGAAGCAGCAGATAAAAAAATGCGTGAATTATTCCCAGATAATGAAAAGTTAATTCGATGGTTAGATATGGCTGAAGAACGTATTCACTTCCAAGGGTTACCGTCACGTATCGCTTGGTTAGGGTACGGTGAACGTGCGAAAATGGGATTGGCTTTAAATGAAATGGTTCGTTCAGGTGAAATTAGTGCACCAATTGTTATTGGTCGAGATCATTTAGATTCTGGATCAGTTGCGAGTCCAAACCGTGAAACTGAGTCTATGAAAGATGGTAGTGATACAGTTGGTGACTGGGCGATATTAAATGCTTTAATTAACACAGCAGCTGGTGGATCATGGATTTCATTCCACCACGGTGGTGGTGTTGGTATGGGATACTCATTACATGCAGGAATGGTCGTCGTTGCAGACGGAACTGATAAAGCAGCAAAACGGTTAGAAAGAGTATTAACTACAGATCCGGGTATGGGAGTAGTAAGACATGTTGACGCAGGCTATGATATTGCAATTGAAACAGCGAAAAAGAATAACATGAATATTCCAATGTTAAAGGAGAATAGATAA
- the hutI gene encoding imidazolonepropionase, protein MSTTIIKNIGELVLPKKTSHALKGKEMDELLIVKDAIVVIEDGKIVYSGEKTDEYVADKEIDAEGKLVTPALVDPHTHVVHGGSREHELSLKIQGVDYLEILEQGGGILNTVEATQKASFDELLDKASKNIIRMIQHGVLTVESKSGYGLDQENELKQLKVSHALEEKFPIEMKHTYLGPHAVPKGRENEEFLQEMTDLLKDEEIKKLSDFADIFTETGVFSVDESRRYMELAKEAGYDLKIHADEIDPLGGLGLAIEQGAVTADHLVAASDKDKKALKDSNTIAVLLPGTTFYLGKDEYADARGMIDNGGAVALATDFNPGSCVTDNLQMIMTIGAIKLRMTPKEVWNAVTVNAAHAIKSNRGTLDAGDDANLVIWNAPNHEYVPYHYGVNHASKVFANGKLVFEQRGLNL, encoded by the coding sequence ATGTCGACAACAATTATTAAAAATATTGGTGAATTAGTATTACCGAAAAAAACGTCACACGCATTAAAAGGTAAAGAGATGGACGAATTATTAATCGTAAAAGATGCAATAGTCGTCATTGAAGACGGAAAAATCGTCTACAGTGGTGAAAAAACAGATGAATATGTGGCTGATAAAGAAATCGATGCGGAAGGTAAACTCGTTACACCAGCACTCGTTGATCCGCATACCCATGTTGTTCATGGTGGATCACGTGAGCACGAACTATCTTTAAAAATTCAAGGCGTTGATTATTTAGAGATTTTAGAGCAAGGTGGCGGTATTTTAAACACTGTTGAAGCGACCCAGAAAGCTTCGTTTGATGAGTTACTAGATAAAGCATCTAAAAATATTATAAGAATGATTCAACATGGTGTACTAACAGTTGAATCTAAAAGTGGATATGGACTCGACCAAGAAAATGAGTTAAAACAGTTAAAAGTATCACATGCACTTGAAGAAAAATTCCCAATTGAAATGAAACACACTTATCTAGGGCCACATGCTGTACCTAAAGGTAGAGAAAACGAAGAATTCTTACAAGAAATGACAGATTTACTGAAAGATGAAGAAATTAAAAAGCTTTCTGATTTTGCGGATATATTTACTGAAACAGGTGTATTCAGTGTTGATGAGTCTAGACGTTATATGGAATTAGCAAAAGAAGCGGGTTATGATTTAAAAATTCACGCCGATGAAATCGATCCACTCGGTGGTTTAGGCCTTGCCATCGAACAAGGTGCAGTAACTGCGGATCACTTAGTTGCCGCTTCAGATAAAGATAAGAAAGCATTAAAAGATAGCAATACAATTGCTGTACTACTTCCTGGAACAACGTTTTACTTAGGCAAAGATGAATACGCAGACGCTCGTGGTATGATTGATAATGGAGGGGCTGTAGCACTTGCGACGGACTTTAACCCGGGAAGCTGTGTGACAGATAACCTACAAATGATTATGACAATCGGTGCAATTAAATTAAGAATGACACCAAAAGAAGTATGGAATGCAGTCACAGTAAACGCAGCACACGCGATTAAAAGTAACCGTGGAACGTTAGACGCTGGTGATGACGCAAATCTTGTGATTTGGAACGCACCAAATCATGAATATGTACCGTATCACTATGGAGTGAACCATGCATCCAAAGTATTTGCAAATGGTAAACTCGTATTCGAACAACGAGGACTCAATTTATAG
- the serS gene encoding serine--tRNA ligase has product MLDIKFIRNNPDVVKEKTKKREMDPVVIDELLEYDEKRRALLKETEELKAERNKVSQNIAEKKRNKEDADEDIKAMQEVGKRISDIDGELKDVEYELNYRLDRLPNLINDEVPVGKDDSENVEIRRTGEQTKFDFEPKPHWELLDELKMADFERASKVSGSRFVYLTGDGARLERALMNFMLDVHRENGYKEMMTPQIVRGDAMYGTGQLPKFEEDLFKIQDESMYTIPTSEVTLTNYFANEILPIEDVPTKFAASTACFRSEAGSAGRDTRGLIRLHQFNKVEMMRFEKPEDSFEVLEEMTGHAENILNLLEIPHRTVILCTGDIGFGSAKTYDVEVWLPQYGDYREISSISNMTDFQARRANIRFKRDKDAKPEYVHTLNGSGLAVGRTMAAIIENYQNEDGSVTIPEVLRPYMGGQSIIEKV; this is encoded by the coding sequence ATGCTAGATATTAAATTTATTCGTAACAATCCAGACGTTGTAAAAGAAAAGACGAAAAAGCGTGAAATGGATCCAGTCGTTATCGACGAACTTCTTGAGTACGATGAAAAGCGTCGTGCATTATTAAAAGAAACAGAAGAATTAAAAGCTGAACGTAACAAAGTGTCTCAAAATATTGCAGAGAAAAAACGTAACAAAGAAGATGCTGACGAAGATATTAAAGCAATGCAAGAAGTTGGTAAGCGTATTTCTGATATTGACGGTGAGTTAAAAGACGTCGAGTATGAGTTAAACTATCGTTTAGATCGTCTGCCAAACTTAATTAATGATGAAGTTCCAGTGGGTAAAGATGACTCAGAAAACGTTGAAATCCGCCGCACTGGCGAGCAAACAAAATTCGATTTCGAACCAAAACCACACTGGGAATTACTGGATGAACTAAAAATGGCAGATTTTGAACGTGCGTCAAAAGTATCTGGCTCACGCTTTGTATATTTAACTGGTGACGGTGCACGTTTAGAACGCGCATTAATGAATTTCATGCTAGATGTGCATAGAGAAAACGGTTATAAAGAAATGATGACACCGCAAATTGTTCGTGGTGATGCGATGTATGGTACAGGTCAATTACCAAAATTTGAAGAAGACTTATTCAAAATTCAAGATGAGTCAATGTACACTATTCCAACTTCAGAAGTGACATTAACAAACTATTTTGCAAATGAAATTTTACCAATTGAAGACGTACCGACAAAATTTGCAGCGTCAACTGCTTGTTTCCGTAGTGAAGCGGGTTCTGCTGGACGTGACACGCGAGGACTTATTCGCCTTCACCAATTTAACAAAGTTGAAATGATGCGCTTTGAAAAACCAGAAGATTCATTTGAAGTTTTAGAAGAAATGACTGGTCATGCTGAAAATATTTTAAACTTATTAGAAATCCCGCATCGTACAGTGATTTTATGTACAGGTGATATTGGATTTGGATCAGCAAAAACATACGACGTTGAAGTTTGGTTACCTCAATATGGGGATTACAGAGAAATTAGTTCAATTTCAAATATGACAGATTTCCAAGCACGTCGTGCGAACATCCGCTTCAAACGAGATAAAGATGCAAAACCAGAGTATGTGCACACGTTAAACGGTAGTGGTTTAGCAGTTGGACGTACGATGGCAGCAATTATTGAAAACTACCAAAATGAAGATGGCTCTGTAACGATTCCAGAAGTACTTCGCCCTTACATGGGTGGTCAATCTATCATCGAAAAGGTATAA
- a CDS encoding DUF2232 domain-containing protein — protein MKEDIPYLKIITALVVSLIHFILTDYTIVLGFLIIPFVIYLLLDIKLQSDRLFFMTVFIIWVPTLFVFSILSFITFIVIICSVMLIEATLKQKFTQEVTLTYLTFLMGILSLASVLILQAFNVIPSFDKVRMLVTSWYEGQIDEVSSITGQEVDVETIVSAIQDFFILIPSQFFVIAFVIALYTILMIRVLSKDKEELWTYLPFSKWQFPRNIAYVYFGVMILTLFQDSLSDPIYSVVVNSMVILEWVIYIHGLAFILFFLKSKELKTPWIVVVMVFSILLKPITLFVGFIDMLFKFRQRIESGGR, from the coding sequence TTGAAAGAAGATATACCTTATTTAAAAATTATTACAGCACTTGTAGTCAGTCTTATACATTTTATTCTTACAGACTATACAATTGTGCTAGGATTTTTAATTATTCCTTTTGTCATATACTTATTGTTAGATATTAAATTACAATCTGACCGTTTGTTTTTTATGACGGTGTTTATTATATGGGTACCTACATTATTTGTATTTTCAATACTATCGTTTATTACGTTTATCGTGATAATATGTTCGGTCATGTTAATTGAAGCGACATTAAAGCAAAAATTTACTCAAGAAGTTACACTCACGTACTTAACATTTTTAATGGGGATTTTATCGTTAGCGAGTGTATTAATACTACAAGCATTTAATGTCATTCCGTCATTTGACAAAGTGAGAATGTTAGTGACATCTTGGTATGAAGGTCAAATCGACGAGGTATCAAGTATTACTGGCCAAGAAGTCGATGTTGAAACGATCGTTTCAGCAATTCAGGATTTCTTTATATTAATACCTTCACAATTTTTTGTGATTGCATTTGTTATTGCGTTATATACGATATTAATGATTCGAGTACTCTCAAAAGATAAAGAAGAGTTATGGACATACTTACCATTTAGTAAGTGGCAATTCCCTAGAAACATTGCATATGTATACTTTGGTGTGATGATTTTAACACTATTTCAAGATTCGTTAAGTGATCCAATTTATTCAGTCGTTGTAAACTCAATGGTTATACTTGAATGGGTCATTTATATTCACGGGTTAGCGTTTATTTTATTCTTCTTAAAAAGTAAAGAATTAAAAACACCGTGGATTGTAGTTGTTATGGTATTTTCAATATTACTTAAACCAATTACGTTATTTGTTGGTTTTATCGATATGTTATTTAAATTTAGACAACGCATAGAGTCAGGAGGGAGATAG
- a CDS encoding DHH family phosphoesterase: MFKVLDKKLILIPFGIILLHILILSTFIFVNHFSFGVISFLVSAILLALVYIYANKWLSLSEENLRVLADDIAKGKEYTVDHMPIGMVMLNDDDEIIWMNEYMQEHMPEEFYNEPINTTFPNLLTMIKTNNLNQTETQYGDKSYKVYYEEDLSILHFIDITNEKELKEKLEEERPVIGILFLDNYDDVTQNMTENLKSELNNLITSTINEWAEEHHVYIRRFSNDRFMIAMKNVSLEEVEDSRFQLLDKVRESTEEIGAQITLSIGLGEGSTDYIEVGQLAQSALDLALGRGGDQVAIKSVNGSARFYGGKTDPMEKRTRVKARVMAHALRDLLLEGENVLIMGHKNPDVDSIGASIGVAKIAKSNGIDAHIVLNETDLDDTLTRMMNEVRDHEHIYDTFISSEDAFDLMTPGTTVVVVDTHRPSMVLDTDILNKATRKVVIDHHRRADEMISNPLLVYMEPYASSACELVAELLEYQYQENKMSRLEATIMLTGIIVDTRNYTLRTGSRTFDAASYLRSNGADPVLAQTFLKDDIDTFIARSDLIKSAEIDSDGIAIVKADQTMTYHPVTVAQAADSLLQIEGVRASFVIATREDDSIGISARSLGDINVQIIMEELGGGGHLTNAATRRTDVTMDELYDELKGVIDQLKDIRSED, encoded by the coding sequence ATGTTCAAAGTACTCGATAAGAAGTTGATATTAATACCGTTTGGTATTATCTTGTTGCATATTTTAATTTTGAGTACGTTTATATTTGTGAATCACTTTAGTTTCGGTGTCATTAGCTTTTTAGTGAGTGCGATTCTCTTAGCGCTTGTCTATATATATGCAAATAAGTGGCTGAGTTTATCTGAAGAAAATTTAAGAGTGTTAGCAGATGATATCGCGAAAGGTAAAGAATACACAGTTGATCATATGCCAATTGGTATGGTCATGTTAAACGATGACGACGAAATTATATGGATGAACGAATACATGCAAGAGCACATGCCTGAAGAATTTTATAATGAACCGATTAATACGACTTTTCCAAATCTATTAACGATGATTAAAACAAATAATCTGAATCAAACTGAAACTCAGTATGGTGATAAGTCGTATAAAGTGTACTATGAAGAAGACTTATCAATACTTCACTTTATCGATATTACAAATGAAAAAGAACTTAAAGAAAAGTTAGAAGAAGAACGACCTGTCATAGGAATTCTATTTTTAGATAACTATGATGACGTCACACAAAATATGACAGAAAACTTAAAAAGTGAACTAAATAATCTCATTACGTCGACAATTAATGAATGGGCAGAAGAGCATCATGTATATATTCGTAGATTTTCTAATGACCGCTTCATGATTGCAATGAAAAATGTGAGTTTAGAAGAAGTCGAAGATTCTCGTTTCCAACTTCTCGATAAAGTACGTGAATCGACAGAAGAGATTGGAGCACAAATTACACTTTCAATCGGACTTGGTGAGGGTTCGACAGATTATATTGAAGTCGGCCAACTTGCCCAATCTGCTTTAGACCTTGCACTTGGACGTGGTGGTGACCAAGTTGCGATTAAATCAGTGAACGGCTCTGCTCGATTTTACGGTGGTAAAACAGATCCAATGGAAAAACGTACGCGTGTTAAAGCACGTGTTATGGCACACGCACTTCGAGATTTACTCCTCGAAGGTGAAAATGTCCTAATTATGGGACATAAAAACCCTGACGTTGACTCAATTGGAGCGAGTATTGGTGTTGCGAAAATCGCAAAATCAAACGGAATCGACGCACACATTGTTTTAAATGAAACAGATTTAGATGATACACTTACACGTATGATGAATGAAGTAAGAGATCACGAACATATTTATGATACGTTTATTTCATCAGAAGATGCATTTGACTTGATGACGCCTGGTACGACAGTTGTCGTCGTTGATACGCATAGACCTTCTATGGTACTCGACACAGATATTTTAAACAAAGCGACACGTAAAGTTGTGATTGACCACCATAGACGTGCCGATGAAATGATCTCTAACCCACTTCTTGTGTATATGGAACCATATGCTTCAAGTGCGTGTGAACTTGTTGCAGAGTTACTTGAGTATCAATATCAAGAAAATAAAATGTCACGCTTAGAAGCGACAATTATGTTAACAGGTATTATTGTCGATACGAGAAACTATACGCTAAGAACAGGAAGTCGTACGTTTGACGCTGCAAGTTATTTACGTTCAAACGGTGCTGACCCAGTTCTTGCACAAACATTCTTAAAAGATGATATCGATACATTTATCGCACGTAGTGATTTAATTAAATCTGCTGAAATTGATTCAGATGGTATCGCAATCGTTAAAGCAGACCAAACGATGACATATCACCCAGTGACAGTCGCACAAGCTGCAGACTCATTACTGCAAATTGAAGGAGTGCGTGCATCATTTGTAATCGCAACGCGTGAAGATGATTCAATCGGGATTTCTGCACGTTCTTTAGGTGATATTAACGTTCAAATTATTATGGAAGAACTCGGCGGTGGTGGTCATTTAACAAACGCCGCAACAAGACGTACCGACGTCACGATGGACGAGTTATACGATGAACTTAAAGGTGTAATCGATCAACTGAAAGATATTAGGAGTGAAGATTAA
- the rplI gene encoding 50S ribosomal protein L9, giving the protein MKVILLKDVKNIGKAGEVKDVAAGYAQNFLFKKGFAEEATPSNLQKLEEQKEAKKQEAREELEEAKELKEKLEDIEVTIKMKSGEDGRLFGSVSTKQVVEAYKKEHDIKLDRRKLDMPEPLKALGYHKVDIKLHHEVTAVLKIHVVEQ; this is encoded by the coding sequence ATGAAAGTTATTTTATTAAAAGATGTAAAAAACATTGGTAAAGCTGGAGAAGTAAAAGACGTTGCAGCAGGATATGCACAAAACTTCTTATTCAAAAAAGGATTTGCTGAAGAGGCAACTCCAAGTAACTTACAAAAGTTAGAAGAACAAAAAGAAGCAAAAAAACAAGAAGCACGTGAAGAATTAGAAGAAGCAAAAGAGTTAAAAGAAAAATTAGAAGACATCGAAGTCACAATTAAAATGAAGTCTGGAGAAGACGGACGTTTATTTGGTTCGGTCAGTACAAAACAAGTTGTTGAAGCATACAAAAAAGAGCATGACATTAAACTCGACCGCAGAAAATTAGACATGCCAGAACCATTAAAAGCATTAGGATACCACAAAGTAGATATTAAACTACATCATGAAGTTACGGCAGTACTTAAAATTCACGTTGTTGAACAGTAA